The Pseudomonadota bacterium genome window below encodes:
- a CDS encoding dihydroorotase, which translates to MRWLLEGGRVLDPASAIDEVADVLIENGQIAAVRPGLEVSDIPRVDARGRVVCPGFVDMHVHLREPGRSDKETVDTGVRAAVRGGFVAVGAMPNTQPPMDTPEMVESLARRGRLLGLAHVLPIPCITRGMRGERLAELGLLAAAGAVGFSDDGRCVMNAQVMRRALEYARMLDRPVIGHEEDEHLSNGGAVHEGAHSARLGLPAMAAAAEEVIVARDVILAEATGGWLHVAHVSTARSVAIIRDAKARGVRVTAEVTPHHLLLDDGELGAYDASMKMNPPLREARDRAALVEALADGTIDCIATDHAPHTTAEKDVEMGCAAFGVIGLETAVPVLLDRLVRTGHISLTRFVDACSTRPAEILRYEGGRIAPGRPASLTVLDLEKVEHIAAEAFESKARNCPFVGWTVQGLPMMTIVDGRIVMRDRTVIDATESHRQQSP; encoded by the coding sequence TCGAGAACGGCCAGATCGCCGCCGTACGGCCTGGCCTCGAGGTGAGCGACATTCCCCGCGTCGACGCGCGGGGTCGCGTGGTGTGCCCCGGATTCGTCGACATGCACGTCCACCTGCGCGAGCCCGGGAGAAGTGACAAGGAGACCGTCGACACCGGCGTGCGCGCGGCCGTGCGAGGAGGCTTCGTTGCGGTGGGCGCCATGCCCAACACGCAGCCGCCCATGGACACGCCCGAGATGGTCGAGAGCCTGGCCCGACGAGGACGATTGCTCGGTCTGGCCCACGTGCTCCCCATTCCCTGCATCACGCGCGGCATGCGCGGCGAGCGACTCGCCGAGCTCGGCCTTCTGGCCGCGGCCGGCGCCGTGGGATTCTCCGACGACGGCAGGTGCGTCATGAACGCGCAGGTGATGCGACGCGCCCTCGAATACGCGCGCATGCTCGATCGCCCCGTGATCGGCCACGAGGAAGACGAGCACCTCTCGAATGGCGGTGCGGTTCACGAAGGCGCCCACAGCGCGCGCCTCGGCCTCCCCGCCATGGCCGCCGCCGCCGAGGAGGTCATCGTGGCGCGCGACGTGATCCTGGCCGAAGCCACGGGAGGCTGGCTGCACGTGGCCCATGTGTCGACCGCGCGCAGCGTGGCCATCATCCGAGACGCCAAGGCCCGTGGCGTTCGCGTCACCGCGGAGGTGACGCCGCACCACCTGCTGCTCGACGATGGCGAGCTTGGCGCGTACGATGCGTCGATGAAGATGAATCCCCCCCTGCGAGAGGCGCGCGACCGCGCCGCCCTCGTCGAGGCCCTGGCCGATGGCACCATCGACTGCATCGCCACCGATCACGCGCCGCACACCACCGCCGAGAAAGACGTGGAGATGGGCTGTGCCGCCTTCGGCGTGATCGGCCTCGAGACCGCCGTTCCTGTTCTCCTCGACCGCCTGGTTCGCACTGGCCACATCTCGCTGACGCGCTTCGTCGACGCCTGCAGCACCCGTCCGGCGGAGATCCTCCGCTACGAGGGCGGCCGCATCGCGCCTGGACGACCCGCATCGCTCACCGTGCTCGACCTGGAGAAGGTCGAGCACATCGCGGCCGAGGCGTTCGAGAGCAAGGCGAGGAACTGTCCGTTCGTCGGATGGACGGTGCAAGGACTCCCGATGATGACCATCGTCGATGGTCGCATCGTGATGCGCGACCGAACCGTCATCGACGCCACTGAATCACATCGACAGCAAAGCCCCTGA